Proteins from one Mucilaginibacter jinjuensis genomic window:
- a CDS encoding DUF2911 domain-containing protein: protein MKKLILFALLTVSSLTAFNASAQTATPRPSPADTVKATTKNGVAIEVAYSQPAVKGRTIGTDIAPYGKVWRTGANEATTISFNKNVTLEGKALPAGKYSLYTIPGEKEWVIIINKIAMQSGTQYTESADVMRVTVKTGKADAFTERLKFIIDASGKVSFVWGDKKVSFVVK, encoded by the coding sequence ATGAAAAAATTAATTCTATTCGCTTTATTAACCGTTAGCAGCTTAACTGCATTTAATGCATCGGCACAAACAGCAACACCACGTCCAAGCCCTGCTGATACTGTAAAGGCGACTACCAAAAACGGTGTAGCTATTGAAGTAGCCTACAGCCAGCCCGCAGTCAAAGGCCGTACCATTGGTACAGATATTGCGCCTTACGGTAAAGTGTGGCGTACAGGTGCTAACGAAGCCACTACCATTTCTTTCAATAAAAATGTAACTTTAGAAGGCAAAGCTTTACCGGCGGGTAAGTACAGCTTGTATACCATCCCTGGCGAAAAAGAGTGGGTTATTATTATTAACAAGATCGCAATGCAGTCTGGCACTCAGTATACCGAGTCGGCCGATGTAATGCGTGTAACGGTAAAAACCGGCAAAGCAGATGCTTTTACCGAGCGTTTAAAGTTTATAATTGATGCATCTGGTAAAGTTTCTTTTGTTTGGGGCGATAAAAAGGTTTCTTTTGTAGTTAAATAA
- a CDS encoding DUF885 domain-containing protein: MIKKSILIAAIALSFFTACKKDGGVAPQFQKDSTAFVAYEDRFLEELWKHQPDWATQTGYHKYDSILIVPNADSRDKLLKFTRKQLDSLGNFEQNVLTDNNKIDYHLIENQMQYTQWQLQQEKAYEWDPSSYNVIGAFAFILNEKYEPLDHRLRSFYMKMANIPAYYKEAEKQLKNPVTELTDLAIEQHNGGVSVFESDFADSLKKTNIPQPEKQKMLERAKQSADAIKGYAAWLKSMKNDKPRSFRLGKELYQDKFKYEIQSASTPQQVFNAAMERKKYLHRDMAKYSKQLWPKYFGKAAMPTDTLELIGKMIDTLSSKHVQPDEFQSAISAQIPKLTAFVKSKDLLFIDPTKPLVVRKEPGYMAGVAGASVSSPGPYDKTGNTYFNVGSLSGWPAAKAESYLREYNQYILQILCIHEAIPGHYTQLVYANKAPSMIKSILGNGAMIEGWAVYTEQMMLENGYGNNEPEMWLMWDKWNLRSVCNTIVDYSVHTGTMTKEQVVKLLTHEAFQQQAEADNKWKRVSVTSVQLTSYYSGYKEIIDLRESYKKKMAEKYKLKDFNEKFLSYGSAPVKYISELMLKKK, translated from the coding sequence GTGATAAAAAAGTCAATTTTAATAGCGGCAATTGCACTATCGTTTTTTACAGCCTGTAAAAAGGATGGAGGCGTTGCCCCTCAATTTCAAAAAGATAGTACTGCCTTTGTAGCCTATGAAGACCGTTTTCTGGAAGAATTATGGAAACATCAACCAGATTGGGCTACGCAAACCGGCTACCATAAATACGATAGTATTTTAATTGTACCCAATGCCGATAGCCGCGATAAACTGTTAAAATTCACCCGTAAGCAACTCGATTCGCTTGGTAATTTTGAGCAGAATGTTTTAACGGATAACAATAAAATTGACTACCACCTGATAGAAAACCAGATGCAGTACACCCAATGGCAACTGCAGCAAGAGAAAGCTTACGAGTGGGATCCATCATCATATAATGTAATCGGTGCGTTTGCATTTATTTTAAACGAGAAGTACGAGCCTTTAGATCACCGCCTGCGCAGCTTTTACATGAAGATGGCCAACATACCGGCCTATTATAAAGAAGCAGAAAAGCAGCTTAAAAACCCGGTTACAGAACTAACCGATCTGGCTATTGAGCAGCATAACGGTGGTGTATCGGTTTTTGAAAGTGATTTTGCCGATTCGTTAAAGAAAACCAATATCCCGCAGCCCGAGAAGCAAAAGATGCTGGAGAGGGCCAAGCAATCGGCTGATGCCATTAAAGGTTATGCCGCCTGGTTGAAAAGTATGAAGAACGACAAACCACGCAGTTTCCGTTTGGGTAAGGAGTTGTATCAGGATAAATTTAAATACGAAATCCAATCTGCGAGTACACCTCAGCAGGTTTTCAACGCGGCAATGGAGCGTAAAAAGTATCTGCACCGCGATATGGCTAAATACAGCAAGCAGCTATGGCCTAAATATTTCGGTAAGGCAGCTATGCCAACAGATACTTTGGAGCTGATCGGTAAGATGATCGATACGCTATCATCTAAACATGTGCAGCCTGATGAATTCCAGTCGGCAATTTCGGCACAGATCCCTAAGCTTACTGCTTTTGTGAAGAGTAAGGATCTGCTGTTTATTGACCCTACCAAACCATTAGTTGTGCGCAAAGAACCTGGTTATATGGCAGGTGTTGCCGGTGCATCGGTAAGTTCGCCCGGTCCGTATGATAAAACAGGTAACACCTATTTTAATGTGGGCAGCCTGAGCGGCTGGCCTGCGGCAAAAGCCGAGAGCTACCTGCGTGAGTACAACCAGTACATTTTGCAGATCCTGTGTATTCATGAAGCTATCCCCGGCCATTATACGCAGTTGGTTTATGCCAATAAAGCGCCGAGCATGATCAAATCTATCCTTGGCAATGGCGCCATGATTGAAGGCTGGGCAGTATACACAGAGCAAATGATGCTCGAAAACGGTTACGGTAATAACGAGCCCGAAATGTGGCTGATGTGGGATAAATGGAACTTACGCTCGGTTTGCAATACCATTGTTGACTATAGCGTACACACCGGCACCATGACCAAGGAGCAGGTAGTTAAACTGCTTACCCACGAGGCCTTCCAACAACAAGCCGAAGCCGATAATAAATGGAAACGTGTAAGCGTAACCAGCGTACAACTCACCAGTTACTACAGCGGCTACAAAGAGATCATCGACCTGCGCGAATCTTACAAAAAGAAAATGGCCGAAAAATACAAGCTCAAAGATTTCAACGAAAAATTCCTGAGCTATGGAAGCGCCCCGGTTAAATATATTAGTGAGTTGATGCTGAAAAAGAAATAG
- a CDS encoding DUF5686 and carboxypeptidase regulatory-like domain-containing protein, with protein sequence MLKKSALSILLLFFICRAAWAQQFTVSGTITDDAGKPVPFASVLIRNTTKGTSANGDGAYSINIAAGPHELLFKAVGYQQEIKKVTVSGNTSLDIKLSIASYQLNDVIVRAGGEDPAYSIIRKAIRKRKTYLNEVDAYSADVYLKGLQKLLAAPKKFMGQDINQIGREIGLDSNRRGIVYLSESQSKLSFMKPDQMHEEMISSKVSGSNRAFSFNRASDIKVNLYENFQYWDQLSNRPLISPIADNALNFYNYKLLGSIVENGETVDKIQLIPKHAFEPVFNGVIYIVEDSWRIHSFDIEINKSANLNIVDTLKVREQYMPVNSKVWMPASVKFEFIGGFLGFKFGGYFIAVYSNYDINPTLDKKQFAEVLRVPKGVNKKDSTYWQQERPVPLTLEETNDYQKKAILAAKRESKPYLDSLDRVFNKLTPGKVLFTGMLHRNRYDKEYLFLDPIIPSFQYNTVEGLAVNYGASYVKQIDSTTNKYLRLGGHVRYGFADRLFHVNANATIPVGQFNLGLSGGTGIYDLNYLDPIDALNNTFTTLFNRRNLKKLYEKQFGQASLSGRIIDGWRGSISTEYANRKWLPNTAFYSFGHRDKAFTSNNPYTPDVDQPLFPENQSLTLNIKTSYDFSNKYVTYPSGRYYLPSEYPKLELSYTKGIKNVFSSDVDYDLLSLSLSKEELNTGKFGKAAFYLGVGKFLNAKQLYYTDYAQFLGTDGFAYRVSTNRFILLNMYDYSTPDKYFEAHYEQNFHGYFLNNIPFIRKLKLQEIVNFNFLANPTVHNYYEGAAGVQYLNLRLQYAMSFKDDRRLNSGVRLAIILPERPGSR encoded by the coding sequence ATGCTTAAAAAATCTGCTCTTTCAATCTTATTATTATTTTTTATTTGCAGGGCTGCATGGGCACAGCAATTTACCGTTAGCGGTACAATAACCGATGATGCAGGTAAGCCCGTCCCCTTCGCCAGTGTCTTAATTCGTAATACAACCAAGGGTACATCGGCCAATGGCGATGGTGCTTATAGTATTAATATTGCGGCAGGCCCACACGAATTGTTATTTAAAGCCGTAGGTTATCAGCAGGAAATAAAAAAAGTTACAGTTAGCGGCAATACAAGTTTAGATATTAAACTATCCATCGCATCGTACCAGCTAAACGATGTAATTGTGCGTGCAGGTGGCGAAGATCCTGCCTATAGTATCATCCGCAAGGCTATCCGTAAACGTAAAACTTATTTAAATGAAGTTGATGCCTATAGTGCCGATGTGTACCTGAAAGGTTTACAGAAGCTACTGGCTGCCCCCAAGAAATTTATGGGTCAGGATATTAATCAGATCGGTCGTGAAATCGGGCTCGATTCTAACCGTCGAGGTATTGTGTATCTCTCAGAATCACAATCAAAATTAAGTTTCATGAAGCCCGACCAGATGCATGAGGAAATGATCTCATCAAAAGTATCGGGCAGTAACCGGGCTTTCAGCTTTAACCGGGCATCAGATATTAAGGTAAACCTTTATGAGAATTTCCAGTACTGGGACCAGCTGAGTAACCGCCCGCTCATATCGCCCATTGCCGATAACGCGCTTAACTTTTACAATTATAAACTACTGGGCAGCATTGTAGAGAATGGCGAAACTGTCGATAAAATTCAGCTCATCCCTAAACATGCTTTCGAACCGGTATTTAACGGCGTAATTTATATTGTGGAAGATAGCTGGCGTATCCACAGTTTCGATATCGAAATTAATAAAAGCGCCAACCTTAATATTGTTGATACCCTTAAGGTAAGAGAGCAATACATGCCTGTTAACAGCAAGGTGTGGATGCCGGCTTCTGTTAAGTTCGAGTTTATTGGCGGCTTTTTGGGCTTTAAGTTCGGCGGTTATTTTATTGCTGTTTATAGTAATTACGACATCAACCCTACCCTCGATAAAAAACAATTTGCCGAAGTACTGCGTGTGCCCAAAGGTGTAAACAAAAAGGATTCGACCTATTGGCAACAGGAAAGGCCGGTGCCGCTCACCTTAGAAGAAACCAACGACTACCAGAAGAAAGCCATTCTCGCTGCCAAACGCGAATCAAAACCCTACCTCGATTCACTCGACAGGGTATTTAATAAACTAACACCAGGCAAAGTTTTATTTACCGGCATGCTGCACCGCAACCGCTATGATAAGGAATACCTGTTTCTCGATCCCATTATCCCGTCGTTTCAATACAATACGGTAGAAGGCTTGGCGGTTAATTATGGTGCAAGCTATGTTAAACAGATAGACTCAACTACCAATAAATACCTTCGACTGGGTGGCCATGTGCGTTATGGCTTTGCCGATCGATTGTTTCATGTCAATGCCAACGCCACTATTCCGGTAGGTCAGTTTAATCTCGGCCTTAGTGGTGGTACGGGTATTTATGATCTCAACTACCTCGATCCTATTGATGCTTTGAATAACACTTTCACTACTTTATTTAACAGGCGAAACCTTAAAAAACTATACGAAAAACAGTTTGGCCAGGCATCCTTATCAGGCCGCATCATTGATGGCTGGCGCGGAAGCATATCAACCGAATATGCTAACCGCAAATGGCTGCCAAATACAGCATTTTATAGTTTTGGACATAGGGATAAAGCATTTACATCCAACAACCCTTACACGCCGGATGTTGATCAGCCTTTGTTCCCGGAAAACCAGTCGCTTACCCTTAACATTAAAACCAGTTACGATTTCAGCAATAAGTACGTAACCTACCCAAGCGGTCGGTATTATTTACCATCCGAATATCCTAAACTGGAATTGAGCTATACTAAAGGGATTAAAAATGTTTTTAGTTCTGACGTTGATTACGACCTGCTGTCGCTTAGTTTAAGCAAAGAAGAATTAAACACGGGCAAATTCGGTAAGGCGGCCTTTTATTTAGGAGTTGGCAAGTTTTTAAATGCCAAACAATTGTACTATACCGATTATGCCCAGTTTTTGGGTACCGATGGGTTTGCGTACCGCGTGAGTACCAATCGTTTCATTTTATTAAATATGTACGATTACAGCACGCCTGATAAATATTTTGAAGCCCATTACGAACAAAACTTTCACGGTTATTTCCTCAATAACATCCCGTTTATCCGCAAGTTAAAATTGCAGGAAATTGTAAATTTTAATTTTTTGGCCAACCCAACAGTTCATAATTATTATGAGGGCGCGGCGGGTGTGCAGTATCTTAACCTTAGGTTACAGTATGCCATGTCATTTAAAGATGACCGTCGTTTAAATTCTGGTGTACGTTTGGCTATTATACTACCAGAGCGTCCGGGTTCCCGCTAA
- a CDS encoding CatB-related O-acetyltransferase, whose amino-acid sequence MTQHGPDVAVVHPLATYKNLVFLKNIITRPNIVVGDYTYYDDHNDPYNFEKNVLYHFDFLGDKLVIGRFCAIASGVKFIMNGANHEVKPISTYPFAIFGNGWEKINEGVDHHNKYPFKGDTVIRNDVWIGYEAAIMPGVKIGNGAIIATKAVVTKDVPDYAIVGGNPAQIIRMRFDDDTITRLLKIAWWDWSAEKISENIKLINSGDVEELELIR is encoded by the coding sequence ATGACACAGCACGGTCCTGACGTGGCAGTGGTGCATCCATTGGCTACTTATAAAAATTTAGTTTTCCTTAAAAATATTATCACCCGCCCCAATATTGTGGTAGGCGATTACACTTATTACGATGATCACAACGATCCATACAATTTCGAAAAAAACGTGCTCTATCACTTCGATTTCCTGGGCGATAAACTGGTAATCGGAAGGTTTTGCGCCATTGCATCTGGCGTTAAGTTTATTATGAATGGTGCCAATCACGAAGTGAAACCCATCTCTACCTATCCCTTCGCCATATTTGGCAATGGCTGGGAAAAGATCAATGAAGGTGTAGATCATCACAATAAATATCCCTTTAAAGGCGATACCGTCATCCGCAACGATGTTTGGATAGGATATGAAGCCGCCATTATGCCCGGCGTTAAAATTGGCAATGGTGCTATAATCGCCACCAAAGCTGTAGTCACCAAAGATGTGCCCGACTATGCCATTGTAGGCGGCAACCCGGCGCAAATTATCCGCATGCGGTTTGATGATGATACCATTACCCGGCTACTAAAAATTGCCTGGTGGGATTGGAGCGCGGAGAAGATCAGCGAAAATATTAAGTTGATTAACTCGGGAGATGTGGAGGAGCTGGAGCTTATAAGATAG
- a CDS encoding serine aminopeptidase domain-containing protein, with translation MKKLLFVFIVIAVNAYAQSEPKNYKVAITRFQQYYNLNQPDSIFSMFSPEVRVSLPEEKNQVMINQLQSQLGRLQQISFVSFDQGVATYKVNFTKSIMAMKVSLNDKDQMGGLLFDNYTSPSDAAKAAEALKRLNVDPALGESTYSVKGFSGSLVGTLTMPANASGKVPVVLIVGASGYTDRNGNNVKQNINANSYKELTVALGKSGIASLRYDKRMVGESVSSTKEDQLHIEDYIEDAMALINKLHDDPRFSKVIVLGHGEGSLVGMIACEETPAGAYISVEGASQPAYLVLKEQAKRLPDYISTRFGNAVDSLARRGKVQQEIDASLYPYIRPSIQPFLLTWMRYAPIKEFKKLKIPVLIVQGSTDLQVKADEGYNFKKAKSEAILLNIPNMNYVLKDAPADKDKNMETYTQPDLPIKPELVTGVVDFINKLK, from the coding sequence ATGAAGAAATTGCTTTTTGTATTTATTGTGATAGCAGTAAATGCGTACGCCCAGTCAGAACCCAAGAACTATAAAGTTGCGATTACACGTTTTCAGCAGTATTACAACCTCAATCAGCCCGATAGCATATTCAGTATGTTCTCGCCAGAGGTGCGCGTATCTTTGCCCGAAGAAAAAAATCAGGTAATGATCAACCAGTTGCAATCGCAATTGGGCAGGCTGCAGCAAATATCATTCGTAAGTTTTGATCAGGGTGTGGCTACCTACAAGGTAAACTTTACCAAATCTATCATGGCTATGAAAGTTAGCCTGAATGATAAAGACCAGATGGGGGGCTTGCTTTTTGATAATTACACCAGCCCCTCTGATGCTGCCAAAGCTGCAGAAGCACTTAAACGTTTAAATGTTGACCCTGCATTGGGCGAATCAACCTACTCTGTAAAAGGTTTTTCGGGCAGTTTGGTTGGTACTTTAACCATGCCTGCAAATGCCAGCGGTAAGGTACCTGTTGTACTTATTGTTGGTGCATCGGGCTATACAGATCGTAACGGCAATAATGTTAAACAGAATATTAACGCCAATAGCTACAAAGAACTGACCGTGGCTTTAGGCAAAAGCGGTATTGCCAGTTTAAGGTACGATAAACGCATGGTAGGCGAAAGTGTAAGTTCGACCAAAGAAGATCAGCTGCATATTGAAGATTATATTGAAGATGCAATGGCGCTGATTAATAAACTGCATGATGATCCGCGGTTTTCTAAAGTAATTGTATTAGGCCATGGCGAAGGCTCGTTAGTGGGTATGATTGCCTGTGAAGAAACGCCCGCAGGTGCTTATATTTCTGTAGAAGGCGCCAGCCAGCCGGCATACCTGGTATTGAAAGAGCAGGCAAAAAGGTTACCTGATTATATCTCTACCCGTTTTGGCAATGCGGTTGATAGCTTAGCCCGCAGAGGTAAAGTACAGCAGGAGATTGATGCCTCGCTATATCCATACATCCGCCCAAGCATCCAACCTTTTCTGTTAACCTGGATGCGTTATGCGCCAATTAAAGAATTTAAAAAGCTGAAAATACCTGTACTGATTGTACAAGGCAGTACAGACCTGCAGGTAAAAGCTGATGAAGGCTATAATTTTAAGAAAGCCAAAAGTGAGGCGATTTTGTTAAATATCCCCAACATGAACTATGTTTTAAAAGATGCCCCGGCAGATAAAGATAAAAATATGGAAACCTACACCCAACCAGATTTACCGATAAAACCAGAACTGGTTACCGGAGTGGTTGATTTTATTAATAAGCTGAAGTAA
- a CDS encoding DinB family protein, which produces MDKQHHILIDELVKLLRGGSAHASLKDALKDLPAELRGERPNNLPYSIWQLVEHIRITQWDMLEFSRDPNHQSPKWPDEYWPKEAAPADETAWKNTIQQIDLDLENFINLLKKDDIYQELPHGDGQSILREALQLADHTSYHISEIIIIRRLLNAWK; this is translated from the coding sequence ATGGACAAACAACATCATATATTAATTGATGAGCTGGTTAAACTGTTGCGCGGCGGCAGCGCCCATGCCTCATTAAAAGATGCACTAAAAGATTTACCTGCCGAATTACGTGGCGAAAGGCCAAATAATTTACCCTACAGCATCTGGCAGCTGGTTGAGCACATCCGCATTACCCAATGGGATATGCTGGAGTTTAGCCGGGATCCTAACCATCAATCCCCAAAATGGCCGGACGAATACTGGCCTAAAGAAGCAGCCCCTGCCGATGAAACGGCATGGAAAAACACCATACAGCAAATTGATCTTGACCTGGAAAACTTCATCAATCTGCTTAAAAAGGACGATATATATCAGGAATTGCCACATGGCGATGGCCAGAGCATTTTACGCGAGGCCCTACAATTGGCCGATCATACCAGCTACCATATCAGCGAGATTATTATTATCCGCAGGTTGCTGAATGCGTGGAAGTGA
- a CDS encoding Gfo/Idh/MocA family protein — MKQIKWGIIGCGNVTEVKSGPAFNKVPNSKLAAVMRRDAVKAADYAHRHGVEQWFDDAEKMMDEAGLDALYVATPPLQHLEYAVRGLERGFNMYIEKPVTRNADEARQIADAVAKSKAKLTVAHYRRALPMFLHVKKLIEDKAVGEIRTVQIRMWKTENAEMIAKTDTHWRVHPELSGGGYFHDLAPHQLDLVLYYFGKPKASHGYSLNQTKKYPADDHVCGEILFENGIVVNGSWCFNVAKSQVTDTCEIVGTKGKITFPFFGNTVTLENEAGKDTVTFTHPQHIQQPHIANIVAYFNGERENPCSIEEAVTLMEIIDSFTKN; from the coding sequence ATGAAACAAATTAAGTGGGGAATTATCGGTTGCGGCAACGTAACTGAGGTTAAGAGCGGCCCTGCCTTTAACAAAGTACCTAACAGCAAATTGGCAGCCGTAATGCGCAGGGATGCGGTTAAGGCTGCCGATTATGCCCACCGCCACGGTGTTGAACAATGGTTTGATGATGCTGAGAAGATGATGGACGAAGCAGGATTGGATGCACTTTATGTAGCTACTCCCCCGCTTCAGCATCTGGAATATGCTGTACGCGGACTGGAGCGAGGCTTTAATATGTACATAGAAAAGCCCGTAACCCGCAACGCTGACGAAGCCCGCCAAATAGCCGATGCAGTGGCCAAAAGTAAGGCTAAGCTAACTGTGGCACATTATCGCCGGGCATTACCTATGTTTCTGCACGTAAAAAAACTGATTGAAGATAAGGCCGTAGGCGAAATCCGCACGGTACAGATCAGGATGTGGAAAACCGAGAATGCCGAGATGATTGCCAAGACAGATACCCACTGGCGCGTACACCCGGAACTATCAGGCGGTGGCTATTTTCACGACCTCGCCCCGCACCAGTTAGACTTGGTGCTATACTATTTCGGCAAGCCAAAGGCATCACATGGCTACTCGCTCAACCAAACCAAAAAGTACCCGGCAGATGATCATGTTTGTGGGGAGATCTTATTCGAGAATGGCATCGTGGTTAACGGATCCTGGTGCTTTAACGTGGCCAAAAGCCAGGTTACCGATACCTGCGAAATTGTGGGCACCAAAGGCAAAATAACCTTCCCATTTTTCGGCAATACCGTAACATTGGAGAATGAAGCCGGCAAAGATACCGTAACGTTTACCCATCCGCAGCACATCCAGCAGCCACACATAGCAAATATTGTAGCCTACTTTAACGGCGAGCGCGAAAACCCTTGTAGTATTGAAGAGGCCGTTACGCTGATGGAAATTATAGACTCGTTTACTAAAAATTAA
- the mgrA gene encoding L-glyceraldehyde 3-phosphate reductase encodes MTYLPSVDRYKNMEYRRCGKSGIKLPAVSLGLWHNFGHVDVLEHFRKTLHLAFDSGITHFDLANNYGPPPGSAEENFGKLLKDDFRGYRDEMIISSKAGYTMWDGPYGDWGSKKYLVASLDQSLKRMDLDYVDIFYHHRPDPETPLEETMSALDLIVRQGKALYVGISNYPADEAQKAIDILKQLGTPCLIHQPKYSMFERWVEGGLLDVLEKDGVGCIPFSPLAQGLLTNKYLHGIPEDSRAAKSTGFLQTSQVTPERIKQISALNEIALQRNQTLAQMALSWLLKDPRVTSVLIGASKPEQLADSLKCLDNTKFSDEELAKIEAILK; translated from the coding sequence ATGACCTACCTACCATCGGTTGATCGTTACAAGAATATGGAATACCGCCGTTGCGGTAAAAGTGGCATTAAACTGCCTGCAGTATCACTGGGCCTATGGCACAACTTTGGCCATGTAGACGTTCTGGAGCACTTCCGCAAAACGCTGCACCTGGCTTTTGATAGTGGCATTACCCACTTTGATTTAGCTAATAACTACGGCCCGCCTCCGGGTTCGGCCGAAGAAAATTTCGGTAAATTATTGAAAGATGATTTCCGTGGATACCGCGATGAGATGATCATCTCGAGCAAAGCCGGTTATACCATGTGGGATGGCCCTTATGGCGACTGGGGTTCTAAAAAATACCTGGTAGCCAGCTTAGACCAAAGCCTGAAACGTATGGATCTGGATTATGTAGATATTTTCTACCACCACCGCCCGGATCCTGAAACCCCGCTAGAAGAAACCATGTCGGCATTAGACCTTATCGTTCGTCAGGGTAAAGCATTATATGTAGGTATCTCTAACTATCCTGCTGATGAGGCTCAAAAAGCTATAGATATATTAAAACAATTAGGCACGCCTTGTTTAATCCATCAACCTAAATACTCGATGTTTGAGCGTTGGGTTGAAGGCGGACTGCTGGATGTGCTGGAGAAAGACGGCGTAGGCTGTATCCCATTCTCGCCACTGGCACAGGGTTTATTAACTAATAAATACCTGCACGGTATTCCGGAAGATTCTCGCGCAGCAAAATCAACAGGTTTCCTGCAAACCAGTCAGGTTACGCCAGAGCGTATTAAACAAATCAGTGCGTTGAATGAGATTGCATTACAACGGAATCAAACTTTGGCGCAAATGGCATTATCATGGTTGCTAAAAGATCCGCGCGTTACTTCGGTATTAATTGGTGCAAGCAAACCAGAGCAACTGGCCGATTCATTGAAATGTTTGGATAACACCAAATTTAGCGATGAGGAATTAGCGAAGATCGAAGCCATCTTAAAATAA
- a CDS encoding DUF6496 domain-containing protein, translated as MAKYSEKAQEKVGETMHEMKEGKLKSGSGKKVTSKKQAVAIGLSEARKEGAKVPKKKS; from the coding sequence ATGGCAAAGTATTCAGAAAAAGCGCAGGAGAAGGTTGGAGAAACCATGCACGAAATGAAAGAAGGAAAGCTAAAAAGCGGCAGCGGTAAAAAGGTTACCAGTAAAAAGCAGGCTGTGGCTATCGGCCTTTCAGAAGCGCGTAAAGAAGGGGCGAAGGTTCCTAAAAAGAAATCATAA